The proteins below are encoded in one region of Pseudophryne corroboree isolate aPseCor3 chromosome 8, aPseCor3.hap2, whole genome shotgun sequence:
- the LOC134947470 gene encoding uncharacterized protein LOC134947470 yields MKENLRSRSSDPLFYICNGLAALAAIQSSLDHTIQAHLSIPWVLIPGAIMQLYVCRIDVQGGRRFGSVLPFCYAAIWATWVWLRFAGSLLGIATNNDGGFTVGAIAFLIVNIFLVAIASYANTVLILLTLMMEAVVVSFLLFTLERLPLQLEITVLSIFSIICLYGLLASLTNCLFNKELIPLGPSVFKKLELEKEEVPSSCLLPESRRTSGLRTIATILESGGVCGIPTDTVYALAASCKHPEAISRIYTIKERPSEKPICICISNLEQLRVLNPPFSPLLWRFMDSVYPGGISCIVKKGEWLKRLGVGPAYDYVGTQDSIMIRVPDHSVTAHLTDMTGPLAITSANPSGESDSTHHDHVITRLSHKLDAILCDGCSNELVGSTVVICTKIDEGTISILREGCVPAARIMQLFERAKNMKEDVL; encoded by the exons ATGAAGGAAAATCTCCGCTCCCGCTCCTCAGATCCCCTGTTCTACATCTGCAATGGATTAGCAGCACTGGCGGCCATCCAGAGTTCATTGGACCATACAATCCAAGCACATTTGTCTATTCCTTGGGTACTTATACCTGGTGCTATTATGCAGCTGTATGTCTGTAGAATTGATGTCCAAGGAGGTCGAAGATTTGGATCAGTTCTGCCATTTTGTTATGCTGCTATCTGGGCGACATGGGTATGGCTGCGTTTTGCAG GTTCTTTGCTAGGAATCGCTACAAATAATGATGGAGGATTCACAGTCGGTGCAATTGCTTTTTTAATAGTCAACATATTTTTAGTTGCCATTG CTTCTTATGCTAATACAGTCCTGATTCTTCTAACCCTTATGATGGAGGCCGTGGTTGTCAGTTTCCTTCTCTTCACATTGGAAAGACTTCCTCTTCAGCTTGAAA TAACGGTGCTGTCCATCTTTAGCATTATTTGTCTCTACGGGTTACTGGCATCGCTGACAAACTGTTTGTTCAACAAAGAGCTAATCCCACTGGGACCTTCAGTGTTCAAG AAACTGGAGCTAGAGAAGGAAGAAGTACCCAGCTCATGTCTCCTTCCTGAGTCTCGTCGTACAAGTGGATTGAGAACGATAGCGACAATACTGGAGAGTGGAGGTGTGTGTGGAATTCCCACAGACACAGTCTATGCGCTGGCTGCTTCCTGCAAACACCCCGAAGCCATCAGTAGGATTTATACTATAAAG GAACGTCCTTCAGAGAAACCCATCTGTATCTGTATTTCTAACTTGGAGCAGCTGCGGGTGTTAAATCCTCCATTCAGTCCTCTCTTGTGGCGGTTCATGGACTCCGTCTATCCCGGAGGGATAAGCTGCATTGTGAAGAAGGGGGAATGGCTAAAAAGATTAG GTGTGGGGCCTGCCTATGATTATGTTGGAACCCAAGACTCCATAATGATCAGAGTTCCTGATCACTCTGTCACAGCCCATCTTACTGACATGACAGGGCCTTTAGCAATCACCTCAGCCAATCCAAGTGGAGAAAGCGATAGTACTCACCATGACCATGTGATAAC ACGCCTGAGCCACAAACTGGATGCGATTCTGTGTGATGGATGTTCCAATGAACTTGTGGGATCAACTGTAGTAATCTGCACCAAAATAGATGAAG GGACTATCAGTATATTACGGGAAGGCTGTGTGCCGGCTGCTAGGATTATGCAGCTGTTTGAGCGTGCTAAGAACATGAAGGAAGATGTGCTGTAG